From the Methanobrevibacter sp. genome, the window CTACAAACTTGCCAATGAAAACATCATTGACAGCCTTGAAGAGATATTTGAAAACTAATGGTGATGACAATGGATGAAAAAATAGCTTTGGCTTCATGCAACAGAATGAGTGCCAATGGACTGGTGTCACGCGTTGCAGTAGGAGACTGCAAAAAGGAAAACACAAATGTAATATCAATATGCATGGGATCAACCGCAGCAGACACCGAAGGGCAAAACGACAGCATGCTCAGGAAATTTCCGATTATTGCAATCAACGGATGCAACAACGCATGTGCCAACAGGATTTTAAATAGCAGAGAAATTGAAATTCACAAAACAATCGGCGTTGGAGATGTTCTCAAGGAACACAAAGCCTTTGCAACAGATCCATTCCGTTTGGACAGTAATGGGGAAAAATGCGTGGAAATCATTAAAAACAAAATCAATGAAGAAATGGAGGAATGATATAATGGATTATTTTGATAATGAAATTTGGCAAAAATGGGCAAACAACAATTATGACGAATTCAAGTCACTTAAAAACGGTGCAAAAATGGCAATGCTTCTGCCAGATACAGACAACCTAATAGTCTTAACCAAAGGCGATGAAATCACAGTCAGAATCGATGACCGTAACAATTTCAATTTTCCATTTGCCCAAATTGCTTTCAAGTTCCAAGAAAATACCGTTGATAAAGTACTGGGCGATTCAACATTCAAGACATTCAAAAATCTCACAACTGATGATCAGATAGGTATCCTCTCATTTGTCGATGAAATCACCCTTAACAGATTCGATTACAGACACTTCCTGAAAAAATTCGGCTTTGAGATAGGTTCAGGCTGCAGCTGCGGGTGTTGCTGAATGGCAGACAACTGGAACTTCGATGGACTGGTCCAAGACGTGCTGATCAAATCAAACAGCAATTCCTGCTGTGCAGATGTTTCATTTCCAGACACATCAAGAATAGAAAACCCTATAAGTCCAATCGATTATATTACAAAAGAATTTCTCGATGATTTTGAAATCTATCTTAAGCAGTTAGGTGTTGTTGAAATAGCTTATGTTGATGACATAAAAGAGTATTTCATGCACGGCCTTGATTTTGATTTCACATCCGCTATCGTATTTTCATATGAAATCAGCCAACGCATACATGAAGTGGGTGCAGGAGCCAAAGCACAGGAATACAACAATGACCTTTATAGGGACTTTGGAAACCTTGCATATAAGATTTCAGACTATCTGAGGCTTAGAGGATTTGAAACATTGGTTGCACATCCTCGTGAAGAGACAATTGACTTTTCACATCTCGCTCTAAAAGCAGGAATGGGCGCAATAGGAAAAAGCGGATTGCTTATAAGTCCTGAAATCGGACCAAACCAGAAGATAGCTGCAATACTGGTCAACATAATTAACCTTCCAGTTTCTGAAAATAATTCCTATGAGTGGATTCCTGATTATTGCAACTACTGTAACTTATGTGTTCGAGCATGTCCAAATGATGCTTTAATACTGGATAGGAAGACAAAAACTGTTAGATTTAAAGAAAAACTATGTATAGGATGCAGCGAAGGTTGTACAGAATGCATTCAGGCATGCCCTTTCTACAAGAAAGGATATGATACTGTTTTTGAAAAATACGAAAAGATAAAAAGAAAATCCAAAAAAGTTATTGAATAATCAACAGAGAATTGAACAGATTAAATAGTGGATGTGGATTATAGCATCCAACATGATTAATCCAGACTGATTTCAAACAGTATGAGTAAAACAATTTTAATAGCAGATTGTAACAATTTCGAATAAAAATAATATTCATATCAATATAAATATTATTAAAATTTAACCACCTTTTTTATATAAAATAATATTAAAAAACTTTAAATAAATAAATTAATAATATTGACTAAAAACAGTCAATAATATATACTATAATTATTATAATTAATTATTACAAGATAAATTTTCAATAATTTATTCTTGTTAATCGAGTTTGCAGGCATGGTTTTACATCAGTCTTTATATATAGTATTAGAGTATTATTTAAACCCCAGATTTATTGTAAACTTCATGCCTCAAATGAGATTAATTTTAACTCATTTTTAAATTATTTATAATATTAATGCAATATCATTATACATGACAAACTGTATCATGGTTCAAGGAACATCATCAAATGCCGGAAAAAGTATGCTCGTAGCAGCACTCTGCAGAATATATAAAAACAGAGGATATAAAGTCGCCCCTTTTAAATCCCAAAACATGTCACTGAACTCCTACACCACAAAGGAAAACGGTGAAATAGGAATAGCACAGATGCTGCAGGCAGAAGCGGCAATGATTGAACCAAGCATACACATGAATCCTGTTCTTCTAAAGCCAAAAGGAGACTTTACATCAAACGTGATTATACAGGGAAAATCCATCGGAAACATGAACTTCTATGATTACCAGCACAAATACCATGATACAGCATTTGATGCCATAAAGGACAGCTTTAAAAAACTATCCGATGAATATGATGTCATAATCATTGAAGGTGCAGGATCACCTGCTGAAATCAACATGCGTGACCAGGATATTGCAAATATGGAAATAGCACACCTTGCAGATGCAAATGTCATATTAATTGCAGACATTGAAATGGGAGGAGTATTTGCAGCAATAGCAGGAACTTATGTCTTATTGGACGATTATGACAGGTCACGTCTTAAGGCGACTGTAATCAACAAGTTTCGAGGAAACCTTGATATTTTAAAGCCCGGCCTTGACAGGATTGAGGAAATTACTGGAGAGCCTGTTTTGGGAGTTCTTCCATATGATGAAACATTGAAATTGCCCGAAGAAGATTCCGCTTCCCTAACAACACATGTATTTGCAGAGGACAGAGACATTACCATTGGAGTTATCAGACTGCCAAAAATAGCCAATTTCACAGACATTGATCCCTTCGAGTATGAAGATGATGTGGCCCTTAAAATGATTGGAGTTAATGATAATATCGGTGACGTTGATGCGATAATCATTCCTGGAACACGTAACTCCACAGAAGATATGTATGCACTGCGTGAAAGCGGCCTTGCAGATAAAATCATTGAAAAATCCTCAGAAATCCCAATTGTTGGAATCTGTGGAGGACTGCAGATATTAGGTAATGTGATTCATGATGATGAAAAACGTGAATCCAAACATGGTACTCTTGAGGGATTAGGTCTTTTAGACATTGAATCAAAGTTTTCAAGAGTAGAAAAGATAGTTACACAATCAGAAGCTACAATACCTGAAGAGATTGAAGGAATCGCAGGCGAAATATTTAAAAACATTTCCGGTGAAACAGTTACAGGCTATGAGATTCATGAAGGAACAAGCAAACTTGAAAGTGCAAGTCCACTTTTCAATATCACTAAAGGTCAGGGAAACAATGAGGATGGTCTAATCGATGGAGCAGCAAATGGAAATGCATTTGCAACTTACTTCCACGGAATATTCCACAACTACAATTTCAGAAGAGAATTCCTGAACTATATCCGTGTTAAAAAAGGCCTTGAAGCAAAATATGGTGAAGACCCTTACGAAACCCAAAAAGACTATTCACTAAACAGATTGGCTGAAATCGTGGAAGAGCATCTTGATATGGATGTTATTGATAACTTAATTTTTGGCAAAAAAGAGTAATTTTAATTAAATAGTTAAAATCTAAAAGATTTTAACTAAGTAAAACGTTAATAGAGATTTAATCTCAAAAAGAATACAAAATTTTTAGAG encodes:
- the cobQ gene encoding cobyric acid synthase CobQ → MTNCIMVQGTSSNAGKSMLVAALCRIYKNRGYKVAPFKSQNMSLNSYTTKENGEIGIAQMLQAEAAMIEPSIHMNPVLLKPKGDFTSNVIIQGKSIGNMNFYDYQHKYHDTAFDAIKDSFKKLSDEYDVIIIEGAGSPAEINMRDQDIANMEIAHLADANVILIADIEMGGVFAAIAGTYVLLDDYDRSRLKATVINKFRGNLDILKPGLDRIEEITGEPVLGVLPYDETLKLPEEDSASLTTHVFAEDRDITIGVIRLPKIANFTDIDPFEYEDDVALKMIGVNDNIGDVDAIIIPGTRNSTEDMYALRESGLADKIIEKSSEIPIVGICGGLQILGNVIHDDEKRESKHGTLEGLGLLDIESKFSRVEKIVTQSEATIPEEIEGIAGEIFKNISGETVTGYEIHEGTSKLESASPLFNITKGQGNNEDGLIDGAANGNAFATYFHGIFHNYNFRREFLNYIRVKKGLEAKYGEDPYETQKDYSLNRLAEIVEEHLDMDVIDNLIFGKKE
- a CDS encoding 4Fe-4S binding protein codes for the protein MADNWNFDGLVQDVLIKSNSNSCCADVSFPDTSRIENPISPIDYITKEFLDDFEIYLKQLGVVEIAYVDDIKEYFMHGLDFDFTSAIVFSYEISQRIHEVGAGAKAQEYNNDLYRDFGNLAYKISDYLRLRGFETLVAHPREETIDFSHLALKAGMGAIGKSGLLISPEIGPNQKIAAILVNIINLPVSENNSYEWIPDYCNYCNLCVRACPNDALILDRKTKTVRFKEKLCIGCSEGCTECIQACPFYKKGYDTVFEKYEKIKRKSKKVIE
- a CDS encoding putative zinc-binding protein, whose amino-acid sequence is MDEKIALASCNRMSANGLVSRVAVGDCKKENTNVISICMGSTAADTEGQNDSMLRKFPIIAINGCNNACANRILNSREIEIHKTIGVGDVLKEHKAFATDPFRLDSNGEKCVEIIKNKINEEMEE